A genome region from Streptomyces xanthophaeus includes the following:
- a CDS encoding ATP-grasp domain-containing protein — protein MGRSRYLRAVHPGPSGGLDPEAPEALLECLTGVSERIGRPAVLIAMDDLSAIAVSRVAPMLRERFRIPHQPDNLPARVADKAELSRLCARWDVPHPETVIPASGAEAAEAAWRLGLPVVAKWSRPWLLPAGADGLRSTMLVHTTAEARRLYERSAEAGSRLLLQRFLPAGPDTDWFFHGAFARGGRPLLAGSGRKELSWPVRTGLTAVGRWLPDPAVEEAGLRLAERLGYQGILDLDFRRDELGCFRLVDFNPRPGAQFRLFADSAGLDVVQAMYLDLTGQQVPQPSGGPGRVFVAENYALLARIRGGSMPRRPAAVPADPPGPAGASMSSGPGGDQGPAPKRAPKRSAERGRVETAWFAADDLLPFLAMLGALLGRGAGKGVRALRGVPEQGRRTALAVVRAPRQRGRNQEPAGSGGADVGAGSAAPASRPVPPEASAEPDELLTR, from the coding sequence ATGGGGCGTTCGCGTTATCTGCGCGCCGTGCATCCCGGGCCATCGGGCGGGCTGGACCCCGAGGCGCCCGAGGCGCTGCTGGAGTGCCTGACCGGGGTGTCGGAGCGGATCGGCCGCCCGGCCGTGCTCATCGCCATGGACGACCTGAGCGCGATCGCCGTGTCCCGGGTCGCGCCGATGCTCAGGGAGCGTTTCCGGATTCCCCATCAGCCCGACAACCTGCCCGCCCGGGTGGCCGACAAGGCCGAGCTGTCGCGGCTCTGCGCGCGGTGGGACGTCCCGCACCCGGAGACCGTGATCCCGGCGAGCGGGGCCGAGGCGGCCGAGGCGGCCTGGCGGCTCGGCCTGCCGGTGGTCGCCAAGTGGAGCCGGCCCTGGCTGCTGCCCGCCGGGGCCGACGGGCTGCGCAGCACCATGCTCGTGCACACCACCGCCGAGGCCCGCCGGCTCTACGAGCGCTCCGCCGAGGCCGGGAGCAGGCTGCTGCTCCAGCGGTTCCTGCCGGCCGGTCCGGACACGGACTGGTTCTTCCACGGCGCCTTCGCGCGGGGCGGGCGTCCGTTGCTCGCGGGCTCGGGCCGCAAGGAGCTGTCCTGGCCGGTGCGGACGGGGCTGACGGCCGTGGGGCGCTGGCTGCCGGATCCGGCGGTGGAGGAGGCGGGGCTGCGGCTCGCCGAACGGCTGGGCTACCAGGGGATCCTGGACCTGGACTTCCGCCGCGACGAGCTGGGCTGCTTCCGGCTGGTGGACTTCAATCCGCGGCCGGGCGCGCAGTTCCGGCTGTTCGCCGACTCGGCCGGGCTGGACGTCGTACAGGCGATGTACCTGGACCTGACGGGCCAGCAGGTCCCGCAGCCTTCGGGCGGACCGGGCCGGGTGTTCGTCGCGGAGAACTACGCGCTGCTGGCGAGGATCCGGGGCGGGTCGATGCCGCGCCGCCCGGCGGCGGTACCCGCGGACCCACCCGGGCCGGCGGGGGCGTCCATGTCCTCGGGACCGGGCGGGGACCAGGGGCCGGCCCCGAAGCGGGCCCCCAAGCGGTCCGCCGAGCGGGGGCGCGTCGAGACGGCCTGGTTCGCCGCCGACGACCTGCTGCCGTTCCTGGCGATGCTCGGCGCCCTGCTGGGGAGGGGCGCGGGGAAGGGTGTACGGGCGCTGCGCGGGGTTCCGGAGCAGGGCCGCCGCACGGCGCTCGCGGTCGTCCGCGCGCCCCGGCAGCGCGGCCGGAACCAGGAGCCCGCCGGATCCGGTGGCGCCGACGTCGGCGCGGGATCCGCCGCGCCGGCCTCCCGTCCCGTTCCGCCCGAGGCCTCGGCCGAGCCGGACGAGCTGCTGACCCGTTGA
- a CDS encoding DUF6299 family protein translates to MPIPARRMALTAFSALAATTLFTAPAGATVFNQGISVHRDAYVAKDGAVTLSGMYHCEQASPMGAMQIKATVEQEGGGRLSIGAEQIVCDGQERRWVAGAPGAFVNVHPGHAVVTAELQEVRLSGLMPRSVTTVAQDAQDVEVREH, encoded by the coding sequence ATGCCCATCCCCGCCCGCCGAATGGCCCTGACGGCCTTCTCCGCACTGGCCGCCACCACGCTATTCACCGCTCCGGCCGGCGCCACGGTTTTCAATCAAGGGATTTCCGTACATCGCGACGCCTACGTCGCGAAGGACGGCGCCGTCACCCTTTCCGGGATGTACCACTGCGAGCAGGCGTCACCCATGGGGGCGATGCAGATCAAGGCGACCGTCGAGCAGGAGGGCGGCGGCCGGCTGAGCATCGGCGCCGAGCAGATCGTCTGTGACGGCCAGGAGCGCCGCTGGGTGGCCGGCGCCCCGGGTGCCTTCGTGAACGTGCACCCGGGCCACGCGGTGGTCACCGCGGAGCTCCAGGAGGTCCGGCTCTCGGGCCTGATGCCGAGGTCGGTCACCACGGTCGCCCAGGACGCGCAGGACGTCGAGGTCCGCGAGCACTGA
- a CDS encoding cytochrome P450 codes for MTLPAQRHGTDPGRELAEPGFWQQPPAHRLAAFARLRAAEGPVFVPEGSGRGHWALVRHAQVQEASRLPKVFASAPGVTTPEPARWVRALFGDSMVNLDGPDHAQLRKIVQRAFTPRLLAAAEEDIHAVAARIVDDVLAERPDEFVSAVASRLPLEVICNMMGIPEHYRAEIADRVNHASENIGVERGLASRLRMPGRGLRALARMQRMVAGIGRERRKHPTDDLISALVCANVDGQALGARQLGAFFSLLMVAGVETTRNAITHGLSLLTDHPDQRDLLLSDFEKYADGAVDEMIRHSTPIIQFRRTVAAEHTMDGHVFRPGDKVVLYYASANRDEAVFPDSDAFVITRSPNPHLGFGGGGPHFCLGAHLARVEMKALFRELLTRPVGLRAVGLPDLAGSNFDNRVRSLRFAFEQP; via the coding sequence TTGACACTCCCGGCACAACGCCACGGCACCGACCCCGGCAGGGAGCTGGCCGAGCCAGGCTTCTGGCAGCAGCCCCCCGCCCACCGCCTCGCGGCCTTCGCCCGGCTGCGCGCGGCCGAGGGCCCGGTGTTCGTCCCCGAAGGGTCCGGGCGCGGCCACTGGGCCCTGGTCCGCCACGCCCAGGTGCAGGAGGCGAGCCGCCTCCCCAAGGTCTTCGCCAGTGCCCCCGGCGTGACCACCCCCGAGCCGGCCCGCTGGGTGCGGGCCCTGTTCGGGGACTCGATGGTCAATCTGGACGGCCCCGACCACGCCCAGCTGCGCAAGATCGTGCAGCGCGCCTTCACGCCCCGCCTGCTGGCGGCCGCGGAGGAGGACATCCACGCCGTGGCCGCCCGCATCGTGGACGACGTACTGGCCGAGCGGCCCGACGAGTTCGTCTCGGCCGTGGCCTCGCGGCTGCCCCTGGAGGTCATCTGCAACATGATGGGCATCCCCGAGCACTACCGGGCCGAGATCGCCGACCGCGTCAACCACGCCTCGGAGAACATCGGTGTGGAGCGGGGCCTGGCCTCCCGGCTGCGGATGCCGGGGCGCGGGCTGCGTGCGCTCGCCCGTATGCAGCGGATGGTGGCGGGCATCGGGCGGGAACGCCGCAAGCACCCCACCGACGACCTGATCTCGGCGCTGGTCTGCGCGAACGTCGACGGCCAGGCCCTCGGGGCCCGCCAGCTCGGCGCCTTCTTCTCCCTGCTGATGGTCGCCGGGGTGGAGACCACCCGGAACGCGATCACCCACGGGCTGTCCCTGCTGACCGACCATCCGGACCAGCGGGACCTGCTGCTCTCGGACTTCGAGAAGTACGCCGACGGGGCGGTGGACGAGATGATCCGGCACTCGACGCCCATCATCCAGTTCCGCCGGACCGTGGCCGCAGAGCACACCATGGACGGACACGTGTTCCGGCCGGGCGACAAGGTGGTCCTCTACTACGCCTCCGCCAACCGCGACGAGGCGGTCTTCCCCGACTCGGACGCCTTCGTCATCACCCGCTCGCCCAATCCGCACCTGGGGTTCGGCGGCGGCGGACCGCACTTCTGCCTGGGCGCGCACCTGGCCAGGGTGGAGATGAAGGCCCTCTTCCGTGAGCTGCTGACCCGGCCGGTGGGGCTGCGGGCGGTGGGCCTGCCGGACCTGGCGGGGTCGAACTTCGACAACCGGGTCCGCTCGCTGCGGTTCGCCTTCGAACAGCCCTGA
- a CDS encoding SpoIIE family protein phosphatase — MAAAERDGPEQVRRSPVTVPGERFALNGMGSLEWDLGAGTVVLDEAAMEVFDLGPEEFDGTVPGVGRRIPHEDGIRLTEIIEGVLADGGDTYGAYFMVNRRDGRDQWTHTSGRVLRDGDGQPERIVGIVRDATAELAHATLLRKLEAARAQQTTIVQRTTEALSRAVTVDDVTAALTGAGALERLGADGLALGLVEGGTIKIIALSGESLEILSERRFTRLDGSLPLSRAVLTRQARFVTSLTELGGEFPLLADYLNRIRFDAAAYLPLIAQAKAIGGLVLFYRRRTEFSPEERNLCLGLAGIVAQSLQRALLFDQEREFATGLQAAMLPRRIPEITGGEIAVRYHAAWSGREVGGDWYDVISLPRDRVGVVVGDVQGHDTHAAAIMGQLRIALRAYAGEGHPPSTVLARASRFLAELDTERFATCMYAQVDLETGGVRAVRAGHLGPLIRHTDGRTGWPKVRGGLPLGLASFFEHEEFPETRLDLVPGETMVLCTDGLVEEPGTTITAGMDALAQAVRSGPQGAGALADHLSDRLWERWGSGDDVALLVLRRAPDPGTHRAPRIHQYVHQADPEGLSEARYALRQALRDWGVPELADDVELAAGELLVNALLHTDGGAVLTMEVLPEPVRRIRLWVKDRSSVWPRRRTPGEAATTGRGLLLVDALATHWGVESRGDGKAVWCEFDAGGSPRSVG; from the coding sequence GTGGCAGCGGCGGAACGGGACGGACCCGAGCAGGTCCGGCGGTCCCCCGTGACCGTGCCCGGGGAGCGGTTCGCGCTCAACGGCATGGGCAGTCTCGAATGGGACCTGGGTGCCGGGACGGTGGTGCTGGACGAGGCCGCGATGGAGGTCTTCGACCTCGGGCCGGAGGAGTTCGACGGCACCGTTCCCGGCGTCGGACGGCGCATCCCGCACGAGGACGGGATCCGGCTGACCGAGATCATCGAAGGTGTCCTGGCGGACGGCGGGGACACGTACGGCGCGTACTTCATGGTGAACCGGCGCGACGGCCGAGACCAGTGGACGCACACCTCGGGCCGGGTGCTGCGGGACGGCGACGGGCAGCCCGAGCGGATCGTGGGGATCGTCCGGGACGCGACCGCCGAGCTGGCCCACGCGACGCTGCTGCGCAAGCTGGAGGCGGCGCGCGCCCAGCAGACGACGATCGTGCAGCGGACCACGGAGGCCCTGTCGCGGGCGGTGACGGTCGACGACGTCACGGCCGCGCTGACCGGGGCGGGCGCGCTGGAACGGCTCGGTGCGGACGGGCTGGCCCTGGGGCTCGTCGAGGGCGGCACCATCAAGATCATCGCGCTGAGCGGGGAGTCCCTGGAGATCCTCAGCGAGCGCCGGTTCACCCGGCTGGACGGTTCGCTGCCGCTGTCGCGCGCGGTGCTCACCCGGCAGGCACGTTTCGTCACCTCGCTCACCGAGCTCGGCGGGGAGTTCCCGCTCCTCGCGGACTACCTGAACCGGATCCGGTTCGACGCCGCCGCCTACCTGCCGCTGATCGCGCAGGCCAAGGCCATCGGCGGGCTGGTCCTCTTCTACCGGCGGCGCACCGAGTTCAGCCCGGAGGAACGCAACCTCTGCCTGGGCCTGGCGGGCATCGTGGCCCAGTCGCTCCAGCGGGCGCTCCTCTTCGACCAGGAACGGGAGTTCGCGACCGGCCTGCAGGCCGCCATGCTGCCGCGCCGGATCCCGGAGATCACCGGCGGGGAGATCGCGGTCCGCTACCACGCCGCCTGGAGCGGGCGGGAGGTCGGCGGGGACTGGTACGACGTGATCTCGCTGCCCCGCGACCGCGTGGGCGTCGTGGTGGGCGACGTCCAGGGCCACGACACGCACGCGGCGGCGATCATGGGCCAGCTGCGGATTGCGCTGCGGGCGTACGCGGGGGAGGGCCATCCGCCGTCCACCGTGCTGGCCCGGGCCTCGCGCTTCCTCGCCGAGCTGGACACCGAGCGCTTCGCCACCTGCATGTACGCGCAGGTGGACCTGGAGACGGGCGGCGTACGGGCGGTCCGGGCCGGGCACCTCGGACCGCTGATCCGGCACACGGACGGGCGTACGGGCTGGCCCAAGGTGCGCGGCGGCCTGCCGCTCGGGCTGGCCTCGTTCTTCGAGCACGAGGAGTTCCCCGAGACCCGGCTCGACCTGGTGCCCGGGGAGACCATGGTGCTGTGCACGGACGGCCTGGTGGAGGAGCCGGGCACCACCATCACCGCCGGGATGGACGCCCTCGCCCAGGCGGTGCGCAGCGGCCCCCAGGGGGCCGGGGCGCTCGCCGACCACCTCTCCGACCGGCTCTGGGAGCGCTGGGGCTCCGGGGACGACGTGGCCCTGCTGGTGCTGCGCCGGGCCCCCGACCCGGGCACCCACCGGGCGCCGCGCATCCACCAGTACGTCCACCAGGCCGACCCGGAAGGCCTCTCGGAGGCCCGCTACGCCCTGCGCCAGGCCCTGCGCGACTGGGGCGTGCCGGAGCTCGCCGACGACGTGGAGCTGGCGGCCGGGGAGCTGCTGGTCAACGCCCTGCTGCACACCGACGGCGGGGCGGTGCTGACGATGGAGGTGCTGCCGGAGCCGGTCCGGCGGATCCGGCTGTGGGTCAAGGACCGCTCCAGCGTGTGGCCGCGCCGGCGCACCCCGGGCGAGGCGGCCACCACGGGGCGTGGGCTGCTGCTGGTGGACGCGCTGGCGACGCACTGGGGCGTGGAGTCCCGGGGCGACGGCAAGGCGGTGTGGTGCGAGTTCGACGCGGGCGGCAGCCCCCGGAGCGTGGGGTGA
- the mscL gene encoding large conductance mechanosensitive channel protein MscL — protein sequence MSEKKQGSVLAGFKAFLMRGNVVDLAVAVVIGAAFTNIVNSVVKGIISPVVGAVGTKSLDGYKSCLKAPCAIGADGQPTGVEILWGSVLNATLTFVITAAVVYFLMVLPMSKYLARQEARRKAKEGVQEVVEITELELLKEIRDALVAQRGGGTPPTGSRNGF from the coding sequence GTGAGCGAGAAGAAGCAGGGGAGCGTGCTGGCAGGCTTCAAGGCCTTCCTGATGCGCGGCAATGTGGTCGACCTGGCGGTGGCCGTGGTCATCGGCGCCGCGTTCACGAACATCGTGAACTCCGTGGTCAAGGGGATCATCAGCCCGGTGGTGGGCGCGGTCGGCACGAAGAGCCTGGACGGCTACAAGTCCTGCCTCAAGGCTCCTTGCGCCATCGGCGCGGACGGGCAGCCGACGGGTGTGGAGATCCTCTGGGGCTCGGTGCTGAACGCGACGCTGACCTTCGTCATCACCGCCGCGGTCGTGTACTTCCTGATGGTGCTGCCGATGTCGAAGTACCTCGCCAGGCAGGAGGCCCGGCGCAAGGCGAAGGAAGGTGTCCAGGAGGTCGTCGAGATCACCGAACTGGAGCTCCTGAAGGAGATCCGGGACGCGCTGGTCGCGCAGCGCGGTGGTGGCACGCCCCCCACCGGTTCACGCAACGGTTTCTGA
- a CDS encoding NAD(P)-binding domain-containing protein produces MDDLVVIGAGPYGLSIAAHAAAAGLGVRLLGRPMASWRDHMPDGMYLKSEPWSSNLSAPDGRYTLADYCATLGMAAEHGTPLPIGTFSAYGMWFARQAAPEVEEVTVLEVTPQGDGFRVRTAEGPPLLARTVALAVGVMPFVRHPEALRALPPAHYSHSSGHRDLSRFAGREVAVLGAGQAALETAALLAEQGARPCLVARRSRLNWNTVPQPLDRPPLRALRDPHSGLGTGWRSWAWSELPWAVRRLPAPTRERIAATALGPAGAWWLRDRFERRVPVLLGHRLHRAVAVGERTRLGLTNRAGESVVLDTAHVIAATGFVPELARLELLDAGLRAALETVGESGAPELSPGFESSWPGLFFAGLLTAPSFGPSMRFVHGAGFTAGRLVRGVRKRLGARGPRPGSPGVARPGRAVSPGHVPGVPPGHPKTYLR; encoded by the coding sequence ATCGACGATCTCGTGGTGATCGGTGCGGGCCCGTACGGGCTGTCGATCGCCGCCCACGCGGCGGCCGCGGGGCTCGGCGTACGGCTGCTGGGGCGGCCCATGGCCTCGTGGCGCGACCACATGCCCGACGGCATGTACCTGAAGTCGGAGCCCTGGTCGTCCAACCTGTCCGCGCCGGACGGGCGGTACACCCTGGCCGATTACTGCGCGACGCTCGGGATGGCCGCGGAACACGGCACTCCGCTGCCGATCGGCACGTTCAGCGCGTACGGGATGTGGTTCGCCCGGCAGGCCGCGCCCGAGGTGGAGGAGGTGACCGTCCTGGAGGTGACCCCGCAGGGCGACGGCTTCCGCGTCCGCACCGCCGAGGGACCGCCCCTGCTCGCCCGTACGGTGGCCCTCGCGGTCGGGGTGATGCCCTTCGTCCGCCACCCCGAGGCGCTGCGGGCGCTCCCGCCCGCGCATTACTCGCACAGCAGCGGCCACCGGGACCTGAGCCGCTTCGCGGGCCGCGAGGTCGCCGTGCTCGGGGCCGGGCAGGCGGCCCTGGAGACCGCCGCGCTGCTGGCCGAGCAGGGCGCCCGGCCCTGCCTGGTCGCCCGGCGCTCCCGGCTGAACTGGAACACCGTCCCGCAACCCCTGGACCGGCCCCCGCTGCGCGCCCTGCGGGATCCGCACAGCGGCCTCGGCACCGGCTGGCGCAGCTGGGCGTGGTCGGAGCTGCCCTGGGCGGTGCGCCGGCTGCCCGCGCCCACCCGGGAGCGGATCGCGGCGACGGCGCTGGGCCCGGCCGGTGCCTGGTGGCTGCGGGACCGCTTCGAGCGGCGCGTCCCCGTCCTGCTCGGACACCGGCTGCACCGGGCGGTGGCGGTGGGCGAGCGGACCCGGCTCGGGCTGACCAACCGGGCGGGGGAGTCCGTGGTGCTGGACACCGCGCACGTCATCGCGGCCACCGGCTTCGTCCCGGAGCTGGCCCGGTTGGAGCTGCTCGACGCGGGGCTGCGGGCGGCGCTGGAGACCGTGGGGGAGAGCGGGGCGCCGGAGCTGAGCCCCGGGTTCGAGTCCTCGTGGCCCGGGCTGTTCTTCGCGGGGCTGCTGACGGCTCCCTCATTCGGCCCTTCCATGCGATTCGTGCACGGCGCGGGCTTCACGGCGGGGAGACTGGTGAGAGGAGTCCGCAAGCGCCTCGGTGCCCGGGGTCCGCGGCCGGGTTCCCCCGGTGTCGCCCGGCCGGGCCGGGCTGTTTCCCCCGGGCACGTTCCGGGGGTACCCCCAGGGCATCCGAAGACGTATCTGCGGTGA
- a CDS encoding low temperature requirement protein A yields the protein MTARSPDELHRAATPLELFFDLCFVVAIAQAGARLVHSLAEGHPGAGVVGYFFVFFGVWWAWMNFTWFASAYDVDDVPYRIATLVQIAGVLVYAAGVSRAFDDNDWAVAVTGYIIMRVALTAQWLRAASGEQGEARASALKYAAGLVICQLGWIGLLFVPDDLKRWLFLVLLIAELGVPVIAERGHQTPWHAHHIVERYGLFTIIVLGETIAAATVAVKSAIDEHEALGRLLPIAAGGLLIVFAAWWIYFAVPMHQHLNSNREAIPWGYGHLLIFASGAAIGAGIEVAVEHAVGKAHISQVAANAAVMVPTALFLMMVWLLHSRHFKRGLAQQLVLPVSALVTLACTWSGTYAVLWAGLVGVLTVAVGLTLSTRAGAAAGAAA from the coding sequence ATGACCGCTCGCAGCCCCGACGAGCTCCACCGTGCCGCCACCCCGCTGGAGCTGTTCTTCGACCTCTGCTTCGTCGTCGCCATCGCCCAGGCCGGCGCCCGGCTGGTGCACTCGCTCGCGGAGGGCCATCCCGGCGCCGGGGTGGTCGGCTACTTCTTCGTCTTCTTCGGCGTGTGGTGGGCCTGGATGAACTTCACCTGGTTCGCCTCGGCGTACGACGTGGACGACGTCCCGTACCGGATCGCGACGCTCGTCCAGATCGCCGGTGTGCTCGTGTACGCGGCCGGGGTGAGCCGGGCCTTCGACGACAACGACTGGGCGGTCGCGGTCACCGGCTACATCATCATGCGCGTGGCCCTGACGGCGCAGTGGTTGCGGGCCGCCTCCGGGGAGCAGGGCGAGGCCCGGGCGTCGGCGCTCAAGTACGCGGCCGGGCTGGTGATCTGCCAGCTGGGCTGGATCGGCCTGCTGTTCGTCCCGGACGACCTGAAGCGCTGGCTGTTCCTCGTGCTGCTCATCGCCGAGCTGGGGGTTCCGGTGATCGCCGAGCGCGGGCACCAGACGCCCTGGCACGCGCACCACATCGTGGAGCGGTACGGCCTGTTCACCATCATCGTGCTCGGCGAGACGATCGCCGCGGCCACGGTGGCGGTCAAGTCCGCGATCGACGAGCACGAGGCGCTGGGCCGGCTGCTGCCCATCGCGGCGGGCGGACTGCTGATCGTCTTCGCCGCGTGGTGGATCTACTTCGCCGTGCCGATGCACCAGCACCTGAACTCCAACCGCGAGGCCATCCCTTGGGGTTACGGGCATCTGCTGATCTTCGCCTCGGGCGCGGCGATCGGCGCGGGGATCGAGGTCGCCGTCGAGCATGCGGTGGGCAAGGCGCACATCTCCCAGGTCGCCGCGAACGCCGCCGTCATGGTCCCGACCGCGCTGTTCCTGATGATGGTGTGGCTGCTGCACTCCCGGCACTTCAAGCGCGGCCTCGCCCAGCAGCTGGTCCTGCCGGTGTCCGCCCTCGTGACGCTCGCCTGCACCTGGTCGGGTACGTACGCCGTCCTCTGGGCGGGCCTCGTCGGGGTGCTGACGGTGGCGGTCGGTCTGACCCTGTCCACGCGGGCCGGTGCGGCCGCCGGCGCCGCCGCCTGA
- a CDS encoding DUF5949 family protein, translating to MTSTQAEIDRSQLGTLSVLAWIGDPEEAHDIPYLLAYTLGDGPQGREAGEAAARGLLEEIGLPIGDVVMDGTLKAATFPVQILLEGNQIALTLPGMNARCTAPDEWVAAADESGQAYFLFATRAWPEAVPGRPVAPETLQAFAGDESVLTSSAHCVLAVRRVQR from the coding sequence ATGACTTCTACTCAAGCCGAAATCGACCGGTCCCAGCTCGGCACCCTTTCGGTGCTCGCCTGGATCGGAGACCCCGAAGAGGCGCACGACATCCCGTACCTCCTCGCCTACACCCTCGGTGACGGACCGCAGGGCCGGGAGGCCGGCGAGGCGGCCGCCCGCGGGCTGCTGGAGGAGATCGGCCTGCCCATCGGCGACGTGGTCATGGACGGCACCCTCAAGGCGGCCACCTTCCCGGTGCAGATCCTGCTGGAGGGCAACCAGATCGCGCTCACCCTGCCCGGGATGAACGCGCGCTGCACCGCCCCCGACGAGTGGGTCGCCGCGGCGGACGAGAGCGGGCAGGCGTACTTCCTGTTCGCCACCCGTGCCTGGCCCGAGGCGGTCCCGGGCCGGCCGGTCGCACCGGAGACCCTGCAGGCCTTCGCGGGCGACGAGTCCGTGCTCACCAGCAGCGCCCATTGCGTCCTCGCCGTGCGGCGCGTACAGCGGTAG
- a CDS encoding glycoside hydrolase family 26 protein, which produces MPRPRRRLASTCIGTVTAGLLATGAALAAPEKDRPEGSDIAMGAYLDYGPPGVARIPYLSSWLGGKEIRVGHTYLPGDRWAGIEGRVSFLEDWADWRLAEDDRLFVLNVPMQERNEGRVPDYQVAQLIRAGAEGRFDRHFQRLAERLVELGVPDTVIVLGWEMNGVTYTHRCAPDPENWKRYWKRIVSTMRSVPGQEFTFDFAPNRGADAIGWTKCYPGDDVVDVIGMDSYDQGPGRDFDDQITQPYGLQQQVDFAKAHGKPISYPEWGLFRRGDNPEYVRRMLKWIAQHKPLYHTITDYCPHGVWQCKQNPESSKAFRDALTPERPGPVIPTPVVPTPVVPTPVVPTPVVPTPVVPTPQVPTPQVPTPQVPTPQVPTPQVPTPEIPKPTPVVPTPVAPTPLVPTPAVPTPEVPKPTPVAPSPAVPAPVTPSPVVPSPQVPLPVTPSPLVPTPEVPDPDPDTDPEPSPRPSPAVPTPQVPTPSPVAPSPVTPKPEPSPPKPLPQPTPPPVNSKHWCVPLNFGEWLSKLVGTQSVCIKLDFGKNSGIWPF; this is translated from the coding sequence ATGCCCAGACCACGCCGCCGACTGGCGAGCACCTGCATCGGTACGGTCACGGCCGGACTGCTGGCCACCGGCGCCGCGCTCGCGGCACCCGAGAAGGACCGGCCCGAGGGCTCGGACATCGCCATGGGCGCCTATCTCGACTACGGGCCGCCCGGGGTGGCCCGGATCCCGTACCTGTCGAGCTGGCTGGGCGGCAAGGAGATCCGGGTCGGGCACACCTATCTCCCCGGCGACAGGTGGGCCGGTATCGAGGGCAGGGTCTCGTTCCTGGAGGACTGGGCCGACTGGCGCCTGGCCGAGGACGACCGGCTGTTCGTCCTCAACGTGCCCATGCAGGAGCGGAACGAGGGCCGGGTGCCCGACTACCAGGTGGCCCAGCTGATCAGGGCGGGCGCGGAGGGCCGGTTCGACCGGCACTTCCAGCGCCTCGCCGAGCGGCTGGTGGAGCTGGGCGTCCCGGACACGGTGATCGTGCTCGGCTGGGAGATGAACGGCGTCACGTACACCCACCGGTGCGCACCGGACCCGGAGAACTGGAAGCGGTACTGGAAGCGCATCGTCAGCACGATGCGCTCCGTACCCGGTCAGGAGTTCACGTTCGACTTCGCCCCGAACCGGGGTGCGGACGCGATCGGCTGGACGAAGTGCTACCCCGGCGACGACGTGGTCGACGTCATCGGAATGGATTCCTACGACCAGGGTCCCGGCCGGGACTTCGACGACCAGATCACCCAGCCGTACGGGCTCCAGCAGCAGGTCGACTTCGCGAAAGCACACGGCAAGCCGATCTCCTACCCGGAGTGGGGGCTGTTCCGGCGCGGGGACAATCCGGAGTACGTGCGGCGCATGCTGAAGTGGATCGCGCAGCACAAGCCGCTCTACCACACCATCACCGACTACTGCCCGCACGGCGTGTGGCAGTGCAAGCAGAACCCGGAGTCCTCGAAGGCCTTCCGCGACGCGCTGACGCCGGAGCGGCCCGGCCCGGTGATCCCGACCCCGGTGGTGCCCACGCCCGTGGTGCCGACCCCGGTGGTCCCGACCCCCGTGGTGCCCACGCCGGTCGTGCCGACCCCGCAGGTCCCGACGCCCCAGGTTCCGACCCCGCAGGTGCCGACGCCCCAGGTGCCCACACCTCAGGTCCCGACGCCGGAGATCCCGAAGCCCACTCCGGTGGTCCCCACGCCCGTCGCCCCGACGCCCCTGGTGCCCACACCCGCGGTCCCGACGCCCGAGGTCCCGAAGCCCACTCCGGTGGCCCCGAGCCCGGCCGTCCCGGCTCCGGTGACCCCGAGCCCGGTCGTCCCGAGCCCGCAGGTCCCGCTGCCGGTCACGCCCAGCCCGCTCGTCCCGACACCCGAGGTCCCCGACCCCGACCCCGACACCGATCCCGAGCCCTCCCCCCGGCCCTCGCCGGCGGTCCCGACGCCCCAGGTCCCGACGCCCTCGCCGGTCGCCCCGAGCCCGGTCACGCCGAAGCCCGAGCCCTCGCCGCCCAAGCCCCTGCCGCAGCCCACGCCGCCGCCGGTCAACAGCAAGCACTGGTGCGTGCCGCTCAACTTCGGCGAGTGGCTGTCCAAGCTGGTCGGCACGCAGTCGGTCTGCATCAAGCTGGACTTCGGCAAGAACTCCGGCATCTGGCCCTTCTAG